One region of Priestia megaterium genomic DNA includes:
- a CDS encoding DMT family transporter: MNKSTLPLPPPVFLLIGVLAVSFSSILIKWSDAPASILGMYRLLFTVLLFLPFLPWRKMKILFKNSTVKEWLMLAVSGVFLGLHFLFWMESFSHTTVASAMILTALEPVFVVIGAYFLFKEKTSKVGVISILMAVSGSVIIASGDIGVSKTALYGDLLSVLGTVAVSVHMLAGQDLCRKMPPIIYSFAVFLIGGLVLFVYNICTNVSLTQYDTKDWWIFLLLALIPNIFGHALFNWLLKYVGATTISMAILGEPIGAIILAYFLIGEMTTVSQLAGGMIVMISVMIFLKYKAAEPEKVIAFQEKSNIS; the protein is encoded by the coding sequence ATGAATAAATCAACTCTTCCTTTACCGCCTCCTGTCTTTCTTTTAATCGGTGTATTAGCCGTTTCCTTTTCTTCTATTTTAATTAAATGGTCGGATGCGCCTGCTTCTATTTTAGGAATGTATAGACTGCTGTTTACCGTCCTTTTATTTTTACCGTTTTTACCATGGAGAAAAATGAAAATTCTTTTTAAAAACAGCACGGTAAAAGAATGGCTAATGCTAGCTGTATCAGGCGTGTTTTTAGGGCTTCACTTTCTGTTTTGGATGGAATCTTTTTCACATACAACAGTTGCTAGCGCTATGATTTTGACTGCGCTCGAGCCGGTCTTCGTAGTGATTGGAGCTTATTTTTTATTTAAAGAAAAAACAAGCAAAGTAGGAGTCATCAGTATTTTAATGGCTGTTAGCGGCTCGGTGATTATCGCATCGGGCGATATCGGAGTATCTAAAACGGCTCTTTACGGAGACTTACTTTCTGTTTTAGGTACAGTGGCCGTTTCTGTTCATATGCTGGCGGGGCAAGATCTATGCAGGAAAATGCCTCCAATCATCTATAGCTTCGCCGTTTTTTTAATCGGTGGACTGGTTCTATTTGTCTACAATATTTGTACAAACGTATCGCTGACTCAGTATGACACAAAAGATTGGTGGATCTTTTTGCTTTTAGCGCTTATTCCTAATATTTTTGGTCACGCCTTATTTAACTGGCTGTTAAAGTATGTAGGTGCTACAACGATTTCGATGGCTATTTTAGGCGAGCCAATTGGTGCCATCATTCTCGCCTATTTCTTAATTGGAGAAATGACAACCGTTTCTCAGCTAGCGGGAGGAATGATTGTGATGATTAGTGTGATGATCTTCTTAAAGTACAAAGCAGCAGAGCCCGAAAAAGTTATAGCTTTTCAAGAAAAGTCGAATATCAGCTAA
- a CDS encoding GNAT family N-acetyltransferase, with amino-acid sequence MNYCLAQPEDAATVHDLMLQAFSVYRDSVPPSSALDETTESIMQSLKHGKEAVILYVENKPVAMARFTLEETSLYFYRLSVIPAFQGKGLAKRLIQWLETYAKECGKESLSCKVRMSVSRNIALYESIGFYIEKKEIVRRGGVNIPVVNMKKEILKGAMA; translated from the coding sequence ATGAACTACTGTTTAGCACAGCCGGAGGACGCTGCTACAGTTCACGATCTTATGCTGCAAGCCTTCTCCGTCTATCGCGATTCTGTCCCACCTTCCAGTGCTCTTGATGAAACAACGGAATCTATTATGCAATCGTTAAAGCATGGAAAAGAAGCTGTCATTTTATACGTCGAAAATAAGCCCGTAGCGATGGCGCGTTTTACGCTAGAAGAAACGAGCTTATATTTTTACCGTTTGTCTGTTATTCCTGCTTTTCAAGGAAAAGGACTGGCTAAAAGGCTTATTCAATGGTTAGAAACATACGCTAAAGAGTGTGGTAAGGAAAGTTTATCATGCAAGGTGAGAATGAGTGTTTCTCGTAATATAGCTTTGTATGAATCAATCGGCTTTTACATAGAGAAAAAAGAAATCGTACGTAGAGGGGGAGTGAATATTCCCGTAGTAAATATGAAAAAAGAGATTTTAAAAGGAGCAATGGCATGA
- a CDS encoding LysE family translocator: MTFSWLIPYIAVSLIIVLIPGQDMIFVMTQSIASGVKAGIKTVLGSITGTFVHTLLAAVGLSIIFQKSIIAFTILKVVGVLYLLFLAYQSFREKSGPLELTENVQHHHHFRKGFVSNLTNPKVAIFFITFLPQFVNSSLGHVSLQMILFGIIFIAETLIIFSLIALFASGLGKKVKKSRIFQHTLKYVKGTVFGVLGLKLLFSSNN; the protein is encoded by the coding sequence ATGACATTTTCTTGGCTTATACCTTACATAGCCGTGTCACTTATCATTGTCTTAATACCAGGACAAGACATGATTTTTGTAATGACACAAAGTATTGCTTCAGGCGTCAAAGCAGGCATCAAAACCGTACTGGGATCCATTACGGGAACATTTGTACATACTCTTTTAGCCGCAGTGGGGCTATCTATTATCTTTCAAAAATCAATTATTGCCTTTACGATTCTAAAGGTTGTAGGTGTTCTGTACCTGCTGTTTTTAGCCTACCAATCGTTTCGCGAAAAAAGCGGTCCGTTGGAATTAACAGAAAACGTTCAGCACCACCATCACTTTAGAAAAGGATTTGTTAGCAACTTAACCAATCCAAAAGTAGCTATTTTCTTCATTACGTTCTTACCACAGTTTGTTAATTCGTCTCTTGGACATGTAAGTTTGCAGATGATTTTGTTTGGGATCATCTTTATCGCCGAAACGCTCATCATCTTTTCACTTATTGCGCTATTTGCTTCTGGCCTTGGGAAAAAAGTCAAAAAAAGCCGTATCTTTCAGCACACATTAAAATATGTAAAAGGAACCGTTTTTGGGGTACTTGGCCTAAAACTTTTATTTTCTAGCAACAATTAA